The following coding sequences lie in one Sorghum bicolor cultivar BTx623 chromosome 6, Sorghum_bicolor_NCBIv3, whole genome shotgun sequence genomic window:
- the LOC8075237 gene encoding putrescine hydroxycinnamoyltransferase, translating to MEVKVMSSRLVKPSYPPGVPQPDTTEHVPCSVFDKITYHIQMAIIYAFSPPVPSIADIEHGLAAVLGVYRAFAGQVRPGPADGELGVLLNDHGARLIEASVDARLADVAPAKPSPDVQLLHPGLHDAEIEEVVQVQLTRFGCGSLMVGFTANHAVADGRATSNFLVAWGRTVRGVPIGLPPPLHHHPGLFRLRDPPRFEFEHRGVEFHDRRPTPTTPAAASSFLTAAHGETKTTRHDIVIHKAHFTKEFIAALRAKASEGRRHHHHHFSRFETIVGHVWRAMTRARGLGDGGGDPCQASAIRLSVDGRPRLGVPEAYFGNLVLWAFPRTTVGNLLTQPLTHAAQVIHDAVKQVDDAYFQSFVDFASSGVVEEEGLETTAVLTRDVLCPDLDVDSWLTFPFQELDLGTGGPSYFMPPYIPTEGMFFLVPSCLGDGSVDAFVPVFKHSLEAFKQCCCSVE from the coding sequence ATGGAAGTGAAGGTGATGAGCTCTAGGCTTGTCAAGCCGTCCTATCCACCAGGTGTGCCACAACCAGACACCACCGAGCATGTGCCTTGTTCGGTGTTCGACAAGATCACATACCACATACAGATGGCCATCATCTACGCGTTCTCGCCGCCGGTGCCTTCCATCGCCGACATTGAGCATGGCCTCGCCGCCGTGCTGGGTGTGTACCGGGCGTTCGCTGGCCAGGTCCGTCCGGGCCCGGCCGATGGCGAGCTCGGCGTGCTGCTCAACGACCATGGCGCGCGACTCATCGAGGCGTCCGTGGACGCCCGCCTTGCTGATGTTGCACCAGCGAAGCCATCGCCTGACGTGCAGCTGCTGCACCCTGGGTTACATGACGCCGAGATCGAGGAGGTGGTGCAGGTGCAGCTCACGAGGTTCGGATGCGGCTCGCTCATGGTGGGGTTCACCGCGAACCACGCCGTCGCCGACGGTCGTGCCACCAGCAACTTCCTCGTCGCGTGGGGCCGCACCGTGCGCGGGGTCCCGATCGGTCTTCCGCCGCCCCTGCACCACCACCCGGGGCTCTTCCGGCTCCGAGACCCGCCGCGCTTTGAGTTCGAGCACCGCGGCGTGGAGTTCCATGACCGCCGCCCGACCCCGacgacgccggcggcggcatCATCCTTCCTCACGGCGGCACACGGTGAGACGAAGACGACCCGCCACGACATCGTGATCCACAAGGCGCATTTCACTAAGGAATTCATCGCCGCGCTCCGCGCCAAGGCATCAGaaggccgccgccaccaccaccaccatttcAGCCGGTTCGAGACCATCGTCGGCCATGTGTGGCGTGCCATGACGCGCGCACGGGGCCTCGGTGACGGCGGTGGTGACCCGTGCCAGGCGTCTGCCATACGACTCTCCGTCGACGGGCGGCCACGCCTCGGGGTGCCAGAGGCATACTTCGGCAACCTCGTGCTCTGGGCGTTCCCGCGCACCACGGTGGGCAACCTGTTGACACAGCCGCTAACCCATGCGGCGCAGGTGATCCACGATGCGGTGAAGCAGGTGGACGATGCCTACTTCCAGTCCTTCGTGGACTTCGCGAGCTCCggcgtggtggaggaggagggattGGAGACGACAGCCGTGCTCACCAGGGACGTGCTGTGCCCGGATCTAGATGTCGATAGCTGGCTCACGTTCCCATTCCAGGAGCTAGACCTGGGCACCGGCGGCCCGTCCTACTTCATGCCGCCCTACATCCCCACAGAGGGGATGTTCTTCCTCGTGCCGTCGTGCCTTGGTGATGGCAGTGTCGACGCCTTCGTGCCTGTGTTCAAGCATAGCCTTGAGGCCTTCAAGCAATGCTGCTGCTCCGTGGAGTAG